One Armatimonadota bacterium genomic window, CATGCCACCCCTCCCCGGCTCGCTACCGGGGGGGCTGCCAGGGGGGCGCGAAACAGAACACAGGCAGACCAACATGAATACGCCGACTATCGGTGCGCCCTGGGTGGGCGCGCCTTGGACCCCGCGCGCCTGGCAACGAGAGGCGCTGCCCATCATCATCGATGCGCTCAAGCGCCGGCAGCGGGGGATCGTCTCCGCAGTCATGGGCGCCGGGAAGAGCTTGTGCCAGATCGAGCTGGTGGCGCAGGCGCTGCAAAAGGCGGGGCACCGGGCGATCATCCTGACCGTCCCGCGCCAGGCCCTCGTGCGCCAGCTTGCCGCCACGGCAGCAAAGCGGCTGGGCGATGACACCGTGGGGGTGTTCTACGGGTCGAAGAAGCAGCCCGGCCGCCCCGTGATCGTGTGCTGCAACGCCTCGCTCCCGGCGCTTTGGGCGGAACTGCGGAGCTACCCGAAAGGGGTCGCCCTGATGATCTACGACGAGGCCCACGGCACCCAGGGCCAGGTCTTGCGAGACACCATCCCGCAGATCAACCCCGCCGCGCTGGTCGGCTTCACGGCCACCCCGTTCCGGTCGGTGCCCAGCGAGACGATCGAGATCTTCGACTCGGTGATCTACCGCTACACCATGACAGACGCGATGCGGGACGGCGTGCTGGTCCCGATGCGCCATGAGCGGGTGAGGGGCGAGGCCGCCGGGACGATTGATGAGGTGTGCCTCGCCATGATGCAGGAGCACGGCGCCGGGCCGGGCATCGTGTCGGCTACCTCGATTGACGACGCCGATGCCTATGCGGCGTGGCTCACCGATCACGGGTTCCCCGCCGCGTCCATCCACAGCGGCCACAGCGAGGGCGACCGCGTTGCCCGCCTGGAGGACCTGCGGGCTGGGCGGGTGCGCGCCCTGGTGCATGTCTCGCTGCTGGCTGAGGGCGTGGACTTCCCGTGGCTCCGGTGGCTCTGCCTTCGCCGCAACGTCCAGGCCCGCGTGCGGTTCTTGCAGGAGATCGGGCGGGTGCTGCGGGTGGACAACGACCCCGACCCCCGATTCGGCGCGAAGGTCGAAGGTGTGGTCCTCGACCCCCATCTACTTCTTGGGCGTCACGGCCTGGTGACGGTGGAGGCCATCGGGCAGGCGCTCGAAGAGGCCGCCGACGAAGAGGCGAAGGAGGGGCGGAAGCAACGGGGCGACCGCGAGCCCACCGAACCCGAAGTGGTCGCCCTTGACGTGCTCCGCGCCTATCTGGCTGAGGTGATGGCAGGGCTCGAAGATGCCGGGATCTTGGATCCGTCCATGGCGCGCGGCGGGTGGGCGCTCGCTGACGTGTCGCTCAAGCAGGTCGAGGCGATCAAGGGGGCCAGCAAGCTCACCCGCCACGTCCCCGAAGAACACCGCAAGGCCATCAAGACCCTGGCGGGCGTCCCCTACGCCCTGACCCGCGGCGATGCGGCTGACCTTCTCGATGTGCTCTATGGGGGTGCGCGGTGGGCGAGGCCGCAGATCGACACAGAGCGGGGCATCTACCCGAACCAGATTCAGTGGGACGCCAGCGCGGTCAAGGTGGCCGCGCCGGGGCATGACGAACTTCTCGCTGCTGGCAGGGGTGGGCGCAAGAGCGCGCCAAA contains:
- a CDS encoding DEAD/DEAH box helicase family protein; translation: MNTPTIGAPWVGAPWTPRAWQREALPIIIDALKRRQRGIVSAVMGAGKSLCQIELVAQALQKAGHRAIILTVPRQALVRQLAATAAKRLGDDTVGVFYGSKKQPGRPVIVCCNASLPALWAELRSYPKGVALMIYDEAHGTQGQVLRDTIPQINPAALVGFTATPFRSVPSETIEIFDSVIYRYTMTDAMRDGVLVPMRHERVRGEAAGTIDEVCLAMMQEHGAGPGIVSATSIDDADAYAAWLTDHGFPAASIHSGHSEGDRVARLEDLRAGRVRALVHVSLLAEGVDFPWLRWLCLRRNVQARVRFLQEIGRVLRVDNDPDPRFGAKVEGVVLDPHLLLGRHGLVTVEAIGQALEEAADEEAKEGRKQRGDREPTEPEVVALDVLRAYLAEVMAGLEDAGILDPSMARGGWALADVSLKQVEAIKGASKLTRHVPEEHRKAIKTLAGVPYALTRGDAADLLDVLYGGARWARPQIDTERGIYPNQIQWDASAVKVAAPGHDELLAAGRGGRKSAPKDAT